The Cognaticolwellia beringensis genome segment TTCATTAATATCTTTTGCCGCTAACGCACGTTGAATAATATATTGATTAAAGCCCCAATAGCTTAGATTCATGATCCACAAGCCACCAATCAATACAGATAAGCCTGGTAAGCTCATATAATGTTCGCTATCTGGGCTTAAAATCATGTCAAAGTGATTAGGTAATTGCTCAGTTAAAATACCAAACCCTGCCAAAACACCTTTGCCTTCTGAAACTGCATCCAACGCTAAGTAACTTAAAAGTAAACCACCAAAAACTAACAAAACCACCTGTAAAATATCAGTGTACGCAACCGCTTTTAAACCGCCGTATAATGAATAGGCAACGGAAAATATCGCTAAGAAAATCATCCCGTACATCCAGTCAACACCCGCTACAGTTTCAATAGCCAAACCACCTAACCAAAGTACAGCGGTTAAATTAACAAAGATATAAACCGCCAACCAGAAGAGTGCTAAGGTTGTTTTTACCTTACTATCGAAACGTTGCTCTAAATATTGCGGCATGGTAAAAATTTCATTTTTCAAGAAAATAGGTAGCATGTATTTACCCACTATAATCAAGGTAATTGCGGCCATCCACTCATAAGACGCAATGGCTAAGCCTATAGCATAACCTGAGCCAGACATGCCAATAATTTGTTCTGCTGAAATATTAGCGGCAATTAATGACGCACCTATCGCCCACCAAGGTAGGGCTTTACTGGCGAGAAAGTAATCTTCGGTGCTTTTACTTGCGCCTTTTTCTTCGCGTGAAATCCACAGTGCTAAGACCAATAAACCCATGACATACGCAATAAAGATGCTGATATCGAGTATTTCTAATTTCATACCTTAAACCTTATTTTATTTATTATATTTATTTAACGTTAATAGTAGTTTTAGTCGTTACTAAAAGCACCTTCAGCGGCGATACAAACATAAACGTCAGCTTGCAATCCTGTTTTTGCTTGATATTGAGCCTGTATTGTTGCTCGCACCTGTGCAACTAAATCGTCGGGGGTTAAGGCAATAATACAACCGCCAAAGCCACCACCGGTCATTCTAACACCGCCGCGCTGACCTAAAGTCGTATCAATAATGTCAACCAAAAAGTCTAACTCTGCGGTAGTTATTTCAAAATCATTCTTCATTGAAAGGTGAGATTGCGTCATTAACTGACTCATGGTCACCATATCATTAGCATTTAATGCTTTTAGCGCCTGTGTTGTTCGGGTGTTTTCAGTAATGATATGCTTAGCACGCTGATAAATAACCGGTGTTAAATTAGCTTTTTCCTGCGTTAACTCGGTCAGCGTAACATCGCGTAAAGCCGGTTTATTAAAGTGTTTTGCTGCTGCTTCACATTGCTCACGACGAGTATTATATTCGCTATCAACTAAACCACGCTTAACGTTTGAGTTAACAATAACCAACGACATACCTTCGGGAATAATGGCATGTTCAAAGGTTAAACTTCGACAATCAAGTAACATGGCATGGCCGGCTTTACCTAGTGCAGAAATAAGCTGATCCATAATGCCGCAGTTGCAACCGACAAATTCGTTTTCAGCTTTTTGCCCCATTAATGCTGCTTTTACTCCATCGAGTGGAATATTATTTAAGCTGGAAAATGTTTTTAAAATAGCAATTTCGAAGCTTGCTGATGAGCTAAGCCCTGTGCCTTGTGGAACATTGCCCGAAACGACAAGATCGGCACCACGCATATCAGGAAAAGCACTTTGTAATACCTTTAGTGTGCCACGGATGTAATTAACCCACATTTGTTCGGTGCTAAACTCAATATTGTCTAAATTAAAGCTATTTGTTTCGCCGTTACAATCAATTGCCAGCACGTTAATCGTTCTATCTGAGCGTAGTGTAGCCGCGATATCTGTGCCAAAATTAATTGCCGCAGGTAATACAAAACCATCATTATAATCGGTATGTTCGCCAATTAAATTAACTCGCCCAGGAGCATGAAAAACCTGCGCTGGCGCATAATGATAATG includes the following:
- the galK gene encoding galactokinase is translated as MSKKVISRQAMISEHFIQHYHYAPAQVFHAPGRVNLIGEHTDYNDGFVLPAAINFGTDIAATLRSDRTINVLAIDCNGETNSFNLDNIEFSTEQMWVNYIRGTLKVLQSAFPDMRGADLVVSGNVPQGTGLSSSASFEIAILKTFSSLNNIPLDGVKAALMGQKAENEFVGCNCGIMDQLISALGKAGHAMLLDCRSLTFEHAIIPEGMSLVIVNSNVKRGLVDSEYNTRREQCEAAAKHFNKPALRDVTLTELTQEKANLTPVIYQRAKHIITENTRTTQALKALNANDMVTMSQLMTQSHLSMKNDFEITTAELDFLVDIIDTTLGQRGGVRMTGGGFGGCIIALTPDDLVAQVRATIQAQYQAKTGLQADVYVCIAAEGAFSND
- a CDS encoding sodium/sugar symporter, which encodes MKLEILDISIFIAYVMGLLVLALWISREEKGASKSTEDYFLASKALPWWAIGASLIAANISAEQIIGMSGSGYAIGLAIASYEWMAAITLIIVGKYMLPIFLKNEIFTMPQYLEQRFDSKVKTTLALFWLAVYIFVNLTAVLWLGGLAIETVAGVDWMYGMIFLAIFSVAYSLYGGLKAVAYTDILQVVLLVFGGLLLSYLALDAVSEGKGVLAGFGILTEQLPNHFDMILSPDSEHYMSLPGLSVLIGGLWIMNLSYWGFNQYIIQRALAAKDINEAQKGIAFAAYLKLLMPFIVVLPGIAAVVLYPQLSAADQAYPSMMDLMPTGIKGLVFAALVAAIVSSLASMTNSISTIFTMDIYSKLKPGKSQRHYVGVGRLATLTSLVIALVVAEPLLGQFDQAFQYIQEFTGFFTPGIVVIFMMGMFWSKASSAGALAAAIGSAIFSILLKVYWVALPFMDRVGLVFLLCLIVCVIVSLAKPDQGKNSSVKLDDINFETSSNFNIAALGVVIILIAVYATWW